Part of the Zhongshania aliphaticivorans genome, TCCTCCACCTAATGATTCGTTTTGGGTATCGAATGAGTTTGTAAGCAACCATCTAGGTCGCTTACAGGCCAAACGGGTTTTAGTCATTGCGGACTCCTGCTACGGAGGCCTATTGTCTTCTGCACCTGGTCAGTTGTTTATGGGTGAGCGTCGTGTATCTGATAACCCAGAATATATTAAGTATAAACTTCCTCGGCGGTCGAGGTTGCTCCTGTCATCAGGGGGTGATAAACCGGTTATTGATCAAGGTGGAGACGGTCACTCAGTATTCGCAAGGGAGTTAATTAATAGCTTGCGCGCTAACAAAGGCGTGTTGTCCGTCCCAGATTTGTACGTGCAAATACGTGAACCGGTAAAGCGACAAGCAAAAGTTAATAATTTTGTTCAAGAGCCCGTATATAAAATTATAAAAGGCGCTGGCCACGAAGTCGGTGATTTTTTCTTTGTGCCAACAACAGCAATTAATTAGATGCGCTGAGTATGTTAATGGGCAAATTATAACCTTCGATGAATTTAGAGAGCAGACGACGTGAATAATCAAAATTTCAATAAGACTAGCTTAGCTGCAGCAACAATTACCTGTGCGCTAGTTTTACTACCGGTTGGTGTTTTAGCTGAAGAAGAATGTGATAGCAGTGTGTCAACGCGGACTGATAATGGTGATTATACTGATCCAACGGGTGCCGTTGGGAATGGCGGCTTTAGTACTGCTGCAGCGTATGGCGGAACTACGCGGGTAACAGAAGCTGAATACACTGAAACGCCCTATGATGAAGTGTATTACGATGAGACGACGTATGATGAAACAGAATACGACAAAGAAACCGAATACTCAGAAACATGTGGTGCGCCTGTCAGTGAGTCAACCGGTACTCATGCTCAAGAATTGGCAATGACACTGGGGAACAGAATTTTAAGGCTACGTGCCGAAACGTTTTACGAGAGAAAGAAAAAAGGGAATAACAACGCTTATGATTATCGCCCGCTAGGTGGCGCTGCAGGTGCTGACGATACCGGCGGTAATTTGATCAATACTGGCCGTTTTTCGTTGTTTAGTTTTGTTGATTTTTCCGAGCGAGACCGGCATGCAAGCTCGCGTAGCGGTGGCTATGAACAAGAACTAGATTCCTATACGTTGGGCTTTGATTATCGCCTTGACGACGCTACATTTATTGGCGCAACCGTGACCGGCGCTGATGGCGAGAGTGTTCTAGATACTAACAACGGGGGTAGCGAGATATCTTCCACGACGATTGGTTTCCATGGCGCAAAATACTGGGGCAACCGCTATGTGGCGGGGTTTGTAGCCTACGGTGCATTAGATATTGATGTCGGGAGAGCAACCGCAGCTGATCGTTATAGTGCATCCACGGATGGGGAGTATTGGTATGGTGATATTTCAATTGGCTTTGAAGAAAATTATGGCGGCATGCGAGTAACACCACAGGCGAGGCTGTTGTTTTTATCAGGTGAGATTGATGCATACCAGGAATCCTCGGCCTCGGGTTTTGGTGTTATTCGTAGTATAGAAAGTCAGGATATTGATTCGACAACACTTGCTCTGTCTGTGCAAGCGGATTACCCCGTATTACTTAATTGGGGGGTTTTATTACCGTCCTTACGGGTTGAATTGCTGGCTGACGGTGGTGATGGCTATAAATCGAATGGCCAGACTTTAAATGATTCTGATAAAAGTGCCATCAGTACCTTTGCTGACCAAGCGGATGATCCCGATTCAAGTACGGTGTTTGTCTCTTGGGGAGCATCGGCGCAATTTAAACAAGGTCTTTCTGCTTTCTTAGTCTACGAGCGTTTGTTTTATCATGATTATTTAGATCGTTATACAACAACATTAGGTGTTCGTTACGAGCTTCCATAACAGTTTATTACGCTAGTATGAATGACAGGTCGCGAATACTAGGTCACGCTCTATGGTGGCAGCTTACGTGGCCTGTGATTGCGGCTGGTATTGTTGTTTTGTTAAGCGCTTGCAGCTCTCCATCTCAGCGTATTTACAAAATGGCCAGCGGGTATGGGATGGAGCAGCTAACCATACGTGGCAACCCTTTTCAGCATGTTGCGTATCTTAAAATGGCGCAGGTTGAGAGCCAGCGCTTACATGTTTATATTGAAGGTGACGGCAGGCCGTGGCTTTATGGCAGAGAGATTGCTGAGGATCCCACCTCGCTCAAGCCCTTAGCGTTGACGCTGGCCAATCTTGATGCTGAAAATGTGCTTTATCTTGGCCGGCCCTGTTATATGGGCTTTGCTAATAGTGGTGTTTGTGAAAAAAAATATTGGACATCAGCGCGGTATGCCGCAGAGGTTGTCGCTAGTATGTCGACGGCACTTAAGGCTGTGCTTGATGAGCTTGACGTAAAAAGTGTTCATTTAATTGGCTATAGTGGCGGTGGTAGCTTGGCCATGTTAATGGCGACTGAGCCATTTTTGTCTGCAGTTCCATCAATTGAAAAGGTGGTCACTATTGCGGCAAATTTGAATGTTGATGCGTGGACACAACATCATAATTATTTGCCGTTGAATGAGTCACTTGATCCCTCTCTGCAAACATACCCAAACACAGTATCATTTTTACATTATGCTGGTTCAGCGGATAAAAATATCCCAGCAAGTCAGCTTCTAGACTTTGTAGCAGAGCAGGGTGGTAGCCATAAGATTTTAGCTGATGTAGATCACAATTGTTGCTGGGCGCAACGATGGCCAATGTTGTTACCACAAGTATCTATTCCTATATCGGGGCAAGCGCAATGACTGACAATGATAAAACCAAAATTGCTCATAGTGATGTGCAGGAGCAGGATGATACGGAGTTAGACGAATCGTTATTTGATGTTGATGATAGTCTTGCTTGCGGAGATAGTTCTCTCATCATCGATAATATTACCGAGCTGTCTTCCTCGAGTGCTGGTGCAATAGATCTCAATGTGGATGAAGTTGTGGACCTGACGATTTTAGGTGCAGACAACTTGGAACTTGACGAGGGAACCATCGTTGATAGCAAGATCGACAGTGATGACGATTCGGTTATTAACTTTGACGATGATGCCACTGTTGTTACTACAAATAATGATGCTACTGCAATTATCCCCAATACAGAGAGTGCCGTCTCTGCGAGTGGCTCAGGTTTTAAGGTGGGTGATTTACTTAAAGACCGTTTCCGGCTAGAAAAAATGTTAGGTGAAGGGGGGATGGGTGCGGTTTTTCTTGCGGTGGATCAGCGGAAAGTTGAGGCTCGGCATCACGACCCTTATGTTGCAATTAAATTAATCAGCGGTGAATTCTCCCAAGACCCGCTTGCGTATATAGCATTACAGCGAGAAACCGATAAATCTCAGAAATTGGCTCACCCGAATGTGATTACTGTCTACGATTTTGATCGTGATGGTGATGTGTTTTTTATGACCATGGAGGCATTAAAAGGCCGTACTTTAGATTCTGTGATTAAGGAGGATAACCGTAGTCGCGCTCAAGCTATTGAATATATTAAGGCCCTAAGCCTAGGGCTTGCTTATGCGCATCAACGCAATATTGTACATTCAGATGTTAAGCCACCAAATATATTTGTCACTGACGATGGGGTGTTAAAAGTCTTAGATTTTGGCATTGCTCGGGCATTGTCTGCGGGGCTGGGTACGGTGCAAGACGTCGTTGATGAGGTAGTGGGGTTAACACCGGCTTATGCTAGCTGTGACATGTTTGAAGGTGCTAAGCCCGATCCCGCTGATGATGTATATGCCATTGGTATCATTGCCTACCAGCTACTGACTGGCAGCCACCCCTTTGATCGAAAAAAAGCTACCGTTGCCCGTGATGCGGGTATGCAAGCTAAGCGCATTAAAGGTATTCCAGCATATCAATGGAAGGCAATAGCAAAGGCCTTGAGTTTTGAGCGAACAGAGCGCTGGCAAAATGCTGACCAGTTTTACAGGCAGTTTAGCGGTGCCGGTCGCAGGGTTAAACAGCTTGGTATTGCATTATTAGCTGTTGTCATCACGTTTACTGCTTACTTGAGCCTTTATAGCCCGGAAGCTGGCCCAGAAATTCCTTTTGAGGCCTTGTCTGCTGATGTACAGCAAAAACTTGTCAATGATTTGAGGGAGGCCGACCAGGCGCTTCAATTTTCGGATGTTAACGGTGCTTTGTTTTATTTAGATCGCGCTTATGCTTTACACCCAAGAAATTACGATGTTATGGAAAAGCTGAACTTGGTTGTAGAGGATATCGTCGGTACATTCGGAGCCGCAAACACCCCCGAAGGTATTGCCATGGGTATTGCCCAGCTCGATGAGCTTTTGAAATACGATTCTCTGGCACAAAATGCTAAATTGCTTACACTTAAAAATAACTTGCAAGCAAAGCGAGCGCAGTAATACCTAAAAAGGCGGATAAGCCCCTCTTGCCAGTGTATCCGCCTTTTTGTTCTAAGCCTCGATCTCTGTAAATGCGCCTTCAAATAAGGCTGAGCTTAAATAACGCTCCGCCGAATCAGGTAGAATAACCACCAGAGTTTTACCTTCATTTTCTGGGCGTGCGGCAACACGCTCAGCCGCCGCCATAGCCGCACCGCTAGAAATTCCTACTAAAATGCCTTCTTCTTTCATGAGCCTGTGGGCCCATTGCATGGCTTCGCTATCGCTAACCGCCTCGACAAGATCAACCATGGTTAAATCAAGGTTGTCTGGTAAAAAACCAGCACCAATACCCTGAATTTTATGAGGGGCATGACTGGGTTCTGTTCCACTAAGGGCGCTGCGGATAAGGGTTGAGGACTCGGGTTCTACTGCGACAGTGGTAATGGCTTTACCACAGGTGTTTTTAATGTAACGGGATATTCCTGATAAAGTGCCGCCAGTACCCACGCCGCTAATGAGAATGTCGATAGCTCCATCGGTATCTTGCCATATCTCTGGGCCGGTGGTTTGTTCATGAATGGCTGGGTTGGCAGGGTTGCTAAATTGCTGAGGCATAAAGTAGCGCGTTGGGTCGCTGGCAACGACAGACTCAGCTGCTGCAATCGCCCCCTTCATTCCTTTGCTACCATCGCTGAGAATTAGCTTGGCACCTAGTGCAAGGAGCACCTTACGCCGTTCAATGCTCATGGTGTTAGGCATGGTAAGTGTAATGGGGTAACCCCGAGCCGCAGCAACAAAGGCGAGAGCGATTCCAGTGTTGCCACTGGTCGGCTCTACAATTTCCATACCTGGTTTTAAGAGTCCATCTTGCTCTGCTTGCCAGATCATATTTGCGCCAATTCTGCATTTCACGCTATTGGCAGGGTTCCTACTCTCCATTTTGACTAAAATATTATGTTGGCTTATACGGTTTAGTTTAACCAAGGGGGTATTACCAATACTGAGGCTAAGATCGTTAAATGGTGCAGGCATAGAGGGCTCCATAGTTGTTGAATGTGGCGAATAAGCCTTAAAAGTGATAAAAAAGAGGCTAAATTCATGAAGTTTATCCAAGTGACACACTATAGCTGGCCTGATTTGTAATTGCCTTATAATGCTAGCTTGGGTAGTCTGCTGCGCAGTCTTTTTAAACTTCGCCTTGTTTATAGCTAGTGCGACATCTTTACTAGGAAAAAGAAATGAAATTTACCGGCACCGATAACTATGTTTCCACTGACGACCTAAGCATGGCTGTGAATGCGGCAGTGGCTTTAAAACGACCATTACTTATTAAGGGTGAGCCGGGCACAGGAAAAACCTTATTAGCAGAGGAGGTTGCGGCTTCTTTGGGTATGCCGCTGATTCAGTGGCATATTAAATCGACTACCAAGGCGCAGCAGGGCTTGTATGAATATGATGCCGTTTCTCGCTTACGTGATTCTCAGCTAGGAAATGAAAAAGTTAACGATATAAGCAATTATATCCGTCGTGGCAAGCTTTGGGAGGCTTTTGATGCAGATGAGCAAGTGGTGTTGCTCATTGACGAAATAGATAAAGCAGATATTGAGTTCCCTAATGATTTACTCGTTGAATTAGATCGTATGGAATTTTTTGTTTATGAAACGGGCGAGACCGTAAAAGCGAAAAAACGGCCGATCATCATTATCACCAGTAATAATGAAAAAGAGTTGCCAGACGCCTTTTTACGTCGTTGTTTCTTCCATTTTATTACCTTCCCAGATCGTGAAACCATGCAGAAAATTGTTTCTGTTCATTACCCAGACGTTTCCAAGCAGTTGGTTGCAGAGGCAATGGAAGTGTTTTTTGAAATTCGCCAAATTCCGGGTTTAAAGAAAAAACCATCCACATCTGAATTGATTGATTGGCTGAAATTGCTAATGGCAGATGAGATTCCCGATGAAATTCTAAAGAATCGTGATGCGAGTAAAGCAATACCGCCGTTATACGGAGCGCTGCTTAAAAATGAGCAAGATGTTCATTTGTTAGAGCGTCTTGCATTTATGCATCGTCGTGAGAGCCGCGGCTAATATGTTAGTACAATTTTTCTTAGGATTACGTAATGCCGGTATCCCAGTTACCGTTCGTGAGTTACTGGATTTAATTGCGGGATTAGAGTCACGGCTGGCCTTTATTAATGTGGATGAGTTCTACCAGCTTGCGCGTGTGTGCATGGTTAAGGACGAAAAATACTACGATCGATTCGATAAAGCATTTGCGAGTTATTTTTCTGAATTGAGCTCGCTTGACGATGTTATCGAAGCGATGATTCCTGATGACTGGCTACGCAAAGAGTTTTTGAAGCAGTTAAGTGATGAAGATAAGGCCAAAATAGAGTCTCTTGGGGGCTTAGATAAACTCATAGAGGAGTTTAAAAAGCGCCTTGAAGAGCAGAAAGAGCGTCACGCTGGCGGTAATAAATGGATTGGTACCGGCGGCACCTCGCCCTACGGACACAGTGGCTATAATCCAGAAGGAATTCGAATCGGCGGAGAAAGTAAGAACAAGAAAGCCGTGAAAGTCTGGGAGCGCCGTGACTTTAAAAATTTAGACGACAATGTTGAGCTTGGCACCCGAAATATCAAGGTAGCACTTCGACGATTACGTAAGTTTGCTCGTACTGGTGCGGCGGAAGAGCTTGATATTAATGACACGATATCGTCAACAGCAAAAAATGGTGGGATGCTTGATTTAAAAATGGTCCCCGAGCGGCACAATGCGGTCAAGGTGCTATTGTTTTTTGATGTGGGAGGTTCAATGGACCCCCATATCCGTGTTTGTGAAGAATTATTCTCTGCGGCTCGAACTGAGTTTAAGCATATGGAATATTATTATTTTCACAACTATATTTATGAATCGGTCTGGGATAATAACATCCGCCGTCATTCTGAACGTATTCAATTACTTGATATTCTTCATAAATATAGCTCTGATTATAAAGTGATTTTTGTCGGTGAT contains:
- a CDS encoding autotransporter outer membrane beta-barrel domain-containing protein, with translation MNNQNFNKTSLAAATITCALVLLPVGVLAEEECDSSVSTRTDNGDYTDPTGAVGNGGFSTAAAYGGTTRVTEAEYTETPYDEVYYDETTYDETEYDKETEYSETCGAPVSESTGTHAQELAMTLGNRILRLRAETFYERKKKGNNNAYDYRPLGGAAGADDTGGNLINTGRFSLFSFVDFSERDRHASSRSGGYEQELDSYTLGFDYRLDDATFIGATVTGADGESVLDTNNGGSEISSTTIGFHGAKYWGNRYVAGFVAYGALDIDVGRATAADRYSASTDGEYWYGDISIGFEENYGGMRVTPQARLLFLSGEIDAYQESSASGFGVIRSIESQDIDSTTLALSVQADYPVLLNWGVLLPSLRVELLADGGDGYKSNGQTLNDSDKSAISTFADQADDPDSSTVFVSWGASAQFKQGLSAFLVYERLFYHDYLDRYTTTLGVRYELP
- a CDS encoding AAA family ATPase, yielding MKFTGTDNYVSTDDLSMAVNAAVALKRPLLIKGEPGTGKTLLAEEVAASLGMPLIQWHIKSTTKAQQGLYEYDAVSRLRDSQLGNEKVNDISNYIRRGKLWEAFDADEQVVLLIDEIDKADIEFPNDLLVELDRMEFFVYETGETVKAKKRPIIIITSNNEKELPDAFLRRCFFHFITFPDRETMQKIVSVHYPDVSKQLVAEAMEVFFEIRQIPGLKKKPSTSELIDWLKLLMADEIPDEILKNRDASKAIPPLYGALLKNEQDVHLLERLAFMHRRESRG
- a CDS encoding vWA domain-containing protein; this encodes MLVQFFLGLRNAGIPVTVRELLDLIAGLESRLAFINVDEFYQLARVCMVKDEKYYDRFDKAFASYFSELSSLDDVIEAMIPDDWLRKEFLKQLSDEDKAKIESLGGLDKLIEEFKKRLEEQKERHAGGNKWIGTGGTSPYGHSGYNPEGIRIGGESKNKKAVKVWERRDFKNLDDNVELGTRNIKVALRRLRKFARTGAAEELDINDTISSTAKNGGMLDLKMVPERHNAVKVLLFFDVGGSMDPHIRVCEELFSAARTEFKHMEYYYFHNYIYESVWDNNIRRHSERIQLLDILHKYSSDYKVIFVGDASMSPYEIVQPGGSVEHWNEESGELWMRRLRETYEKVAWLNPVPPQDWNWTQSIKLVEQQMEGHMYPMTLGGLEQAMAYLAK
- a CDS encoding serine/threonine-protein kinase; the protein is MTDNDKTKIAHSDVQEQDDTELDESLFDVDDSLACGDSSLIIDNITELSSSSAGAIDLNVDEVVDLTILGADNLELDEGTIVDSKIDSDDDSVINFDDDATVVTTNNDATAIIPNTESAVSASGSGFKVGDLLKDRFRLEKMLGEGGMGAVFLAVDQRKVEARHHDPYVAIKLISGEFSQDPLAYIALQRETDKSQKLAHPNVITVYDFDRDGDVFFMTMEALKGRTLDSVIKEDNRSRAQAIEYIKALSLGLAYAHQRNIVHSDVKPPNIFVTDDGVLKVLDFGIARALSAGLGTVQDVVDEVVGLTPAYASCDMFEGAKPDPADDVYAIGIIAYQLLTGSHPFDRKKATVARDAGMQAKRIKGIPAYQWKAIAKALSFERTERWQNADQFYRQFSGAGRRVKQLGIALLAVVITFTAYLSLYSPEAGPEIPFEALSADVQQKLVNDLREADQALQFSDVNGALFYLDRAYALHPRNYDVMEKLNLVVEDIVGTFGAANTPEGIAMGIAQLDELLKYDSLAQNAKLLTLKNNLQAKRAQ
- the cysK gene encoding cysteine synthase A; amino-acid sequence: MPAPFNDLSLSIGNTPLVKLNRISQHNILVKMESRNPANSVKCRIGANMIWQAEQDGLLKPGMEIVEPTSGNTGIALAFVAAARGYPITLTMPNTMSIERRKVLLALGAKLILSDGSKGMKGAIAAAESVVASDPTRYFMPQQFSNPANPAIHEQTTGPEIWQDTDGAIDILISGVGTGGTLSGISRYIKNTCGKAITTVAVEPESSTLIRSALSGTEPSHAPHKIQGIGAGFLPDNLDLTMVDLVEAVSDSEAMQWAHRLMKEEGILVGISSGAAMAAAERVAARPENEGKTLVVILPDSAERYLSSALFEGAFTEIEA
- a CDS encoding alpha/beta fold hydrolase, which produces MNDRSRILGHALWWQLTWPVIAAGIVVLLSACSSPSQRIYKMASGYGMEQLTIRGNPFQHVAYLKMAQVESQRLHVYIEGDGRPWLYGREIAEDPTSLKPLALTLANLDAENVLYLGRPCYMGFANSGVCEKKYWTSARYAAEVVASMSTALKAVLDELDVKSVHLIGYSGGGSLAMLMATEPFLSAVPSIEKVVTIAANLNVDAWTQHHNYLPLNESLDPSLQTYPNTVSFLHYAGSADKNIPASQLLDFVAEQGGSHKILADVDHNCCWAQRWPMLLPQVSIPISGQAQ